The following proteins are encoded in a genomic region of Chryseobacterium cucumeris:
- the purF gene encoding amidophosphoribosyltransferase: MKSLDIHKSEYLKQFKTQTYGRNLFRTQEEERLDAPNEECGIFGMYSDNDLDTFSLSQFGLFALQHRGQEACGISVLKDGRITNMKDEGLVLDVYKEIQEPETFMGNSAIGHTRYTTAGDKKKYNFQPFFAKNEYDQIILSIAHNGNLTNAKELKAELEAEGVVFRATSDSEVILRLIQKNLDLGLRGAIKATMEKIEGAYSVVGMTRNKFFAFRDFNGIRPLVLGAIDEKSYVVASESVALDAVGAQYVRDILPGEIIYTNENEPGKLHSYMMDEAKGKQRICSFEYIYFARPDSTLENINVYEIREKSGEKIWEQAPVEADLVIGVPDSGVPAAIGFSKASGIPFRPVLIKNRYIGRSFIVPTQEMRERVVNLKLNPIISEMKDKRVVIIDDSIVRGTTSKRLVKILKDAGVKEIHFRSVSPPIIAPCYLGIDTPSKDDLISANMTTEELKNYLGVDSLEFLSIDNLKDILGSANHCFGCFTEEYPVGKGEEVDLFN; this comes from the coding sequence ATGAAAAGTTTAGACATTCATAAAAGTGAATATTTAAAACAGTTTAAAACCCAGACCTACGGAAGAAATCTTTTCAGAACTCAGGAAGAGGAAAGACTGGATGCTCCTAATGAAGAATGTGGGATCTTCGGAATGTATTCGGATAATGATCTGGATACTTTCTCTCTTTCACAGTTTGGCCTTTTTGCATTACAGCACAGAGGTCAGGAGGCTTGTGGTATTTCCGTTTTAAAGGATGGAAGAATCACAAACATGAAAGACGAAGGACTGGTTTTGGATGTTTATAAAGAAATTCAGGAACCTGAAACTTTTATGGGAAATTCTGCAATTGGGCATACCCGTTATACCACTGCAGGAGATAAGAAGAAATATAATTTTCAGCCATTTTTCGCGAAAAACGAATATGACCAGATTATACTTTCTATAGCACACAATGGTAACCTTACCAATGCCAAAGAATTAAAAGCAGAATTAGAAGCTGAAGGCGTAGTTTTCAGAGCGACTTCCGATTCTGAAGTTATCCTGAGACTGATTCAGAAAAACCTTGATTTAGGTCTTCGTGGAGCGATTAAAGCAACCATGGAAAAGATTGAAGGAGCTTATTCTGTAGTAGGGATGACCAGAAACAAATTCTTTGCATTCAGAGACTTCAACGGTATCCGTCCGTTAGTATTGGGGGCTATTGATGAAAAATCTTATGTAGTAGCTTCAGAATCTGTAGCATTGGATGCTGTGGGTGCTCAGTATGTACGTGATATCCTTCCTGGTGAGATCATTTATACCAACGAAAACGAACCTGGAAAACTTCATTCTTATATGATGGATGAAGCGAAAGGTAAGCAGAGAATCTGTTCTTTCGAATATATTTATTTCGCAAGACCTGACTCTACCTTAGAAAATATCAATGTTTACGAGATCAGAGAAAAATCCGGAGAGAAAATCTGGGAACAGGCTCCTGTAGAAGCTGATCTGGTAATTGGAGTTCCGGATTCCGGAGTTCCGGCTGCTATTGGTTTCTCTAAAGCTTCAGGAATACCTTTTCGTCCGGTTTTGATCAAAAACAGATATATCGGAAGAAGTTTCATCGTTCCTACACAGGAAATGAGAGAAAGGGTAGTGAATCTTAAGCTGAACCCGATCATTTCTGAAATGAAAGACAAGAGAGTAGTCATTATTGACGATTCTATTGTTCGTGGAACAACATCTAAAAGACTGGTTAAAATTTTAAAAGATGCAGGAGTAAAGGAAATTCACTTCAGAAGTGTTTCCCCTCCAATTATCGCTCCTTGCTACCTTGGAATTGATACTCCGTCCAAAGATGATCTGATTTCTGCCAATATGACTACGGAAGAACTTAAAAATTACCTGGGAGTAGACTCCTTAGAGTTTTTAAGTATCGATAACCTGAAAGAT